A genomic region of Hippoglossus hippoglossus isolate fHipHip1 chromosome 8, fHipHip1.pri, whole genome shotgun sequence contains the following coding sequences:
- the rfx1a gene encoding MHC class II regulatory factor RFX1a isoform X5 has product MATAGYVGEIQPAAQSQGAGVTVTPGQPDASSTPASAPQFLAEIQTAVATPTVVTPTGQTAPTEQATSIVTQKPAAGCQAQPTALAQSAQTQYVTAEIQGSPSETGNAQSTPQYIVVTVTGSLHSSDSLSDSSPPPAVVQTGVPTQVVQQVQTAQQRSVVQATSQIAKTEPGTQLSVTSLQPVHISQEVQQLTPVPVQHVYTNQVQYVEGGDTNYTTSTIRSSTFPYTDTPLYTQTTAAQYYEGQPTSGSQASTPGTPLTVSVTAGTTGGVSMFVAQPTIAAGGGATVVTTGGTTNGAGDGAGTNGGTAGSYVIQGGYMLGSSSGGAAGNSQNYSHTARASPATVSITEGEESSVPSADKKVQWLLDNYETAEGVSLPRSTLYCHYLLHCQEQKLEPVNAASFGKLIRSVFMGLRTRRLGTRGNSKYHYYGLRIKAGSSLLRLMEDQQHLAMRQQPFSQKQRLKPVHKVEGMTNGTASGAGQQQQQQQGSGHVDISTQVQQYQQFLDASRSLPEFADIDLQGKSLPEGIELEHIKSFQLLYREHCEAILDVMVNLQFTLVETLWKTFWRFSQSQDGDPTLAVHDESEKRLPKSCLVILCKYEPVLRWSRDCDNSLYQSLVEILIPDVLRPIPSALTQAIRNFAKSLESWLTNAMMNIPEEMVRIKVTSANAFAQTLRRYTSLNHLAQAARAVLQNTAQINQMLSDLNRVDFANVQEQASWVCRCEDRVVQRLEQDFKLTLQQQNSLEQWAAWLDGVVSQVLKPYQHSSTFPKAAKLFLLKWSFYSSMVIRDLTLRSAASFGSFHLIRLLYDEYMYYLIEHRVAQAKGETPIAVMGEFASLGRGLTQLDPDKEEEEEEEDESDEEGQELSLPSDGVVLGEESLEPPAKLARTDQRVLFTTGSADN; this is encoded by the exons ATGGCCACCGCAGGCTACGTAGGTGAGATCCAGCCGGCAGCCCAATCCCAGGGGGCTGGTGTCACCGTCACACCTGGGCAACCCGATGCCAGCTCCACCCCTGCAAGTGCCCCTCAGTTTCTGGCTGAGATTCAGACTGCTGTGGCTACTCCCACTGTTGTCACACCCACAGGCCAAACTGCTCCCACTGAGCAAGCCACTTCCATTGTCACTCAGAAGCCTGCAGCTGGATGTCAAGCTCAGCCCACAGCACTGGCCCAGTCAGCTCAGACTCAGTATGTGACTGCAGAAATCCAGGGCTCCCCTTCAGAGACTGGAAATGCTCAAAGCACTCCTCAGTACATCGTTGTAACAGTCACAG GCTCCCTTCACTCAAGTGACAGTTTGTCGGACTCtagtcctcctccagctgtggtGCAGACAGGTGTTCCCACGCAGGTGGTTCAACAGGTGCAGACGGCTCAACAG AGGTCTGTGGTGCAGGCCACCTCCCAGATAGCCAAGACTGAGCCAGGGACCCAGCTCAGTGTCACCAGTCTACAGCCTGTTCATATCAGCCAGGAG GTCCAGCAGCTCACACCAGTGCCAGTTCAACATGTTTACACCAATCAAGTGCAGTATGTGGAAGGAGGAGACACCAACTACACCACCAGCACCAT TCGCTCCAGCACCTTCCCTTACACTGATACGCCCCTGTACACCCAGACCACAGCTGCCCAGTATTATGAAGGTCAGCCAACTTCAGGCTCTCAGGCCTCCACCCCTGGCACGCCTCTTACCGTCTCTGTGACGGCTGGCACAACAGGGGGTGTGTCCATGTTTGTGGCACAGCCCACCATTGCGGCAGGGGGAGGAGCCACAGTGGTGACCACAGGTGGCACCACCAATGGGGCAGGGGATGGGGCAGGCACCAATGGTGGCACAGCAGGCAGCTATGTGATCCAGGGGGGTTACATGctgggcagcagcagcggaggggCAGCTGGCAACAGTCAGAACTACTCACACACCGCCCGCGCCTCCCCAGCCACTGTGAGTATTACAGAGGGCGAGGAGAGTAGCGTGCCGTCGGCAGACAAGAAG GTACAGTGGTTGCTGGACAACTATGAGACAGCTGAAGGAGTGAGTCTGCCCCGTTCCACCCTCTACTGCCACTATCTGCTGCACTGTCAGGAGCAGAAACTAGAGCCTGTTAATGCTGCCTCTTTTGGGAAACTCATTAGATCTGTTTTCATGGGGCTACGCACACGACGCCTGGGCACTCG GGGTAATTCAAAGTACCACTACTATGGCCTGAGGATCAAGGCAGGTTCCTCTCTTCTCCGTCTGATGGAAGACCAGCAACATCTGGCCATGAGGCAGCAGCCCTTCTCACAGAAACAGAG GTTGAAGCCTGTGCACAAAGTGGAAGGAATGACAAACGGCACTGCGTCAGGAGcaggccagcagcagcagcagcaacaggggTCAGGGCACGTGGACATCAGCACCCAGGTTCAACAGTACCAGCAGTTCTTAG atGCGTCTAGATCTCTACCAGAGTTCGCAGATATCGACCTTCAGGGGAAGTCTCTGCCGGAGGGTATCGAACTGGAGCACATAAAGAGCTTTCAGCTGCTGTACAGAGAGCACTGTGAG GCCATACTGGATGTGATGGTCAACCTGCAGTTTACCCTGGTGGAGACACTGTGGAAGACCTTCTGGAGATTCAGCCAGAGCCAGGATGGAGATCCCACGTTGGCTGT TCATGATGAGTCAGAGAAGCGTCTCCCTAAGTCCTGCCTGGTGATTCTGTGCAAGTATGAGCCAGTGCTGCGCTGGAGCCGTGACTGTGACAACAGCCTGTACCAGAGCCTGGTGGAGATCCTCATCCCTGATGTCCTCAGGCCCATCCCCA GTGCCTTAACTCAAGCCATCCGTAATTTTGCCAAGAGCCTGGAGAGCTGGCTGACCAATGCCATGATGAACATCCCAGAGGAGATGGTCCGAATCAAG GTAACTTCAGCCAATGCGTTTGCTCAGACACTGCGTCGCTACACCAGTCTGAACCACCTCGCCCAGGCGGCCCGCGCTGTCCTCCAGAACACAGCTCAGATCAACCAGATGCTCTCGGACCTCAACCGCGTTGATTTTGCAAACGTCCAG GAGCAGGCTTCGTGGGTGTGCCGGTGTGAAGACCGTGTTGTGCAGCGGCTGGAGCAGGATTTCAAGCTGACccttcagcagcagaactcCCTGGAGCAGTGGGCTGCGTGGCTGGATGGTGTAGTTTCCCAGGTCCTAAAGCCCTACCAGCACAGCTCTACCTTCCCAAAGGCCGCTAAGCTCTTCCTGCTCAAGTGGTCCTTTTACAG TTCCATGGTAATCAGGGACTTAACCCTGCGGAGTGCAGCCAGTTTCGGTTCCTTTCACTTGATCCGCCTGCTCTACGATGAGTACATGTACTACCTGATAGAGCACAGAGTGGCCCAGGCTAAAGGAGAAACCCCCATCGCTGTCATGggagag TTTGCCAGTTTAGGCCGGGGTCTAACCCAGCTGGATCCTGACAAAG aagaggaagaggaggaggaggatgagagtgACGAGGAAGGTCAGGAGCTTTCCCTTCCCTCAGACGGGGTCGTGCTTGGAGAGGAGTCTCTGGAGCCGCCTGCTAAGCTGGCCAGAACTGACCAGAGGGTCCTCTTCACCACCGGATCAGCTGACAACTAA
- the rfx1a gene encoding MHC class II regulatory factor RFX1a isoform X6, producing MATAGYVGEIQPAAQSQGAGVTVTPGQPDASSTPASAPQFLAEIQTAVATPTVVTPTGQTAPTEQATSIVTQKPAAGCQAQPTALAQSAQTQYVTAEIQGSPSETGNAQSTPQYIVVTVTEGSLHSSDSLSDSSPPPAVVQTGVPTQVVQQVQTAQQQRSVVQATSQIAKTEPGTQLSVTSLQPVHISQEVQQLTPVPVQHVYTNQVQYVEGGDTNYTTSTIRSSTFPYTDTPLYTQTTAAQYYEGQPTSGSQASTPGTPLTVSVTAGTTGGVSMFVAQPTIAAGGGATVVTTGGTTNGAGDGAGTNGGTAGSYVIQGGYMLGSSSGGAAGNSQNYSHTARASPATVQWLLDNYETAEGVSLPRSTLYCHYLLHCQEQKLEPVNAASFGKLIRSVFMGLRTRRLGTRGNSKYHYYGLRIKAGSSLLRLMEDQQHLAMRQQPFSQKQRLKPVHKVEGMTNGTASGAGQQQQQQQGSGHVDISTQVQQYQQFLDASRSLPEFADIDLQGKSLPEGIELEHIKSFQLLYREHCEAILDVMVNLQFTLVETLWKTFWRFSQSQDGDPTLAVHDESEKRLPKSCLVILCKYEPVLRWSRDCDNSLYQSLVEILIPDVLRPIPSALTQAIRNFAKSLESWLTNAMMNIPEEMVRIKVTSANAFAQTLRRYTSLNHLAQAARAVLQNTAQINQMLSDLNRVDFANVQEQASWVCRCEDRVVQRLEQDFKLTLQQQNSLEQWAAWLDGVVSQVLKPYQHSSTFPKAAKLFLLKWSFYSSMVIRDLTLRSAASFGSFHLIRLLYDEYMYYLIEHRVAQAKGETPIAVMGEFASLGRGLTQLDPDKEEEEEEEDESDEEGQELSLPSDGVVLGEESLEPPAKLARTDQRVLFTTGSADN from the exons ATGGCCACCGCAGGCTACGTAGGTGAGATCCAGCCGGCAGCCCAATCCCAGGGGGCTGGTGTCACCGTCACACCTGGGCAACCCGATGCCAGCTCCACCCCTGCAAGTGCCCCTCAGTTTCTGGCTGAGATTCAGACTGCTGTGGCTACTCCCACTGTTGTCACACCCACAGGCCAAACTGCTCCCACTGAGCAAGCCACTTCCATTGTCACTCAGAAGCCTGCAGCTGGATGTCAAGCTCAGCCCACAGCACTGGCCCAGTCAGCTCAGACTCAGTATGTGACTGCAGAAATCCAGGGCTCCCCTTCAGAGACTGGAAATGCTCAAAGCACTCCTCAGTACATCGTTGTAACAGTCACAG AGGGCTCCCTTCACTCAAGTGACAGTTTGTCGGACTCtagtcctcctccagctgtggtGCAGACAGGTGTTCCCACGCAGGTGGTTCAACAGGTGCAGACGGCTCAACAG CAGAGGTCTGTGGTGCAGGCCACCTCCCAGATAGCCAAGACTGAGCCAGGGACCCAGCTCAGTGTCACCAGTCTACAGCCTGTTCATATCAGCCAGGAG GTCCAGCAGCTCACACCAGTGCCAGTTCAACATGTTTACACCAATCAAGTGCAGTATGTGGAAGGAGGAGACACCAACTACACCACCAGCACCAT TCGCTCCAGCACCTTCCCTTACACTGATACGCCCCTGTACACCCAGACCACAGCTGCCCAGTATTATGAAGGTCAGCCAACTTCAGGCTCTCAGGCCTCCACCCCTGGCACGCCTCTTACCGTCTCTGTGACGGCTGGCACAACAGGGGGTGTGTCCATGTTTGTGGCACAGCCCACCATTGCGGCAGGGGGAGGAGCCACAGTGGTGACCACAGGTGGCACCACCAATGGGGCAGGGGATGGGGCAGGCACCAATGGTGGCACAGCAGGCAGCTATGTGATCCAGGGGGGTTACATGctgggcagcagcagcggaggggCAGCTGGCAACAGTCAGAACTACTCACACACCGCCCGCGCCTCCCCAGCCACT GTACAGTGGTTGCTGGACAACTATGAGACAGCTGAAGGAGTGAGTCTGCCCCGTTCCACCCTCTACTGCCACTATCTGCTGCACTGTCAGGAGCAGAAACTAGAGCCTGTTAATGCTGCCTCTTTTGGGAAACTCATTAGATCTGTTTTCATGGGGCTACGCACACGACGCCTGGGCACTCG GGGTAATTCAAAGTACCACTACTATGGCCTGAGGATCAAGGCAGGTTCCTCTCTTCTCCGTCTGATGGAAGACCAGCAACATCTGGCCATGAGGCAGCAGCCCTTCTCACAGAAACAGAG GTTGAAGCCTGTGCACAAAGTGGAAGGAATGACAAACGGCACTGCGTCAGGAGcaggccagcagcagcagcagcaacaggggTCAGGGCACGTGGACATCAGCACCCAGGTTCAACAGTACCAGCAGTTCTTAG atGCGTCTAGATCTCTACCAGAGTTCGCAGATATCGACCTTCAGGGGAAGTCTCTGCCGGAGGGTATCGAACTGGAGCACATAAAGAGCTTTCAGCTGCTGTACAGAGAGCACTGTGAG GCCATACTGGATGTGATGGTCAACCTGCAGTTTACCCTGGTGGAGACACTGTGGAAGACCTTCTGGAGATTCAGCCAGAGCCAGGATGGAGATCCCACGTTGGCTGT TCATGATGAGTCAGAGAAGCGTCTCCCTAAGTCCTGCCTGGTGATTCTGTGCAAGTATGAGCCAGTGCTGCGCTGGAGCCGTGACTGTGACAACAGCCTGTACCAGAGCCTGGTGGAGATCCTCATCCCTGATGTCCTCAGGCCCATCCCCA GTGCCTTAACTCAAGCCATCCGTAATTTTGCCAAGAGCCTGGAGAGCTGGCTGACCAATGCCATGATGAACATCCCAGAGGAGATGGTCCGAATCAAG GTAACTTCAGCCAATGCGTTTGCTCAGACACTGCGTCGCTACACCAGTCTGAACCACCTCGCCCAGGCGGCCCGCGCTGTCCTCCAGAACACAGCTCAGATCAACCAGATGCTCTCGGACCTCAACCGCGTTGATTTTGCAAACGTCCAG GAGCAGGCTTCGTGGGTGTGCCGGTGTGAAGACCGTGTTGTGCAGCGGCTGGAGCAGGATTTCAAGCTGACccttcagcagcagaactcCCTGGAGCAGTGGGCTGCGTGGCTGGATGGTGTAGTTTCCCAGGTCCTAAAGCCCTACCAGCACAGCTCTACCTTCCCAAAGGCCGCTAAGCTCTTCCTGCTCAAGTGGTCCTTTTACAG TTCCATGGTAATCAGGGACTTAACCCTGCGGAGTGCAGCCAGTTTCGGTTCCTTTCACTTGATCCGCCTGCTCTACGATGAGTACATGTACTACCTGATAGAGCACAGAGTGGCCCAGGCTAAAGGAGAAACCCCCATCGCTGTCATGggagag TTTGCCAGTTTAGGCCGGGGTCTAACCCAGCTGGATCCTGACAAAG aagaggaagaggaggaggaggatgagagtgACGAGGAAGGTCAGGAGCTTTCCCTTCCCTCAGACGGGGTCGTGCTTGGAGAGGAGTCTCTGGAGCCGCCTGCTAAGCTGGCCAGAACTGACCAGAGGGTCCTCTTCACCACCGGATCAGCTGACAACTAA
- the rfx1a gene encoding MHC class II regulatory factor RFX1a isoform X7, with protein MATAGYVGEIQPAAQSQGAGVTVTPGQPDASSTPASAPQFLAEIQTAVATPTVVTPTGQTAPTEQATSIVTQKPAAGCQAQPTALAQSAQTQYVTAEIQGSPSETGNAQSTPQYIVVTVTEGSLHSSDSLSDSSPPPAVVQTGVPTQVVQQVQTAQQQRSVVQATSQIAKTEPGTQLSVTSLQPVHISQEVQQLTPVPVQHVYTNQVQYVEGGDTNYTTSTIRSSTFPYTDTPLYTQTTAAQYYEGQPTSGSQASTPGTPLTVSVTAGTTGGVSMFVAQPTIAAGGGATVVTTGGTTNGAGDGAGTNGGTAGSYVIQGGYMLGSSSGGAAGNSQNYSHTARASPATWLLDNYETAEGVSLPRSTLYCHYLLHCQEQKLEPVNAASFGKLIRSVFMGLRTRRLGTRGNSKYHYYGLRIKAGSSLLRLMEDQQHLAMRQQPFSQKQRLKPVHKVEGMTNGTASGAGQQQQQQQGSGHVDISTQVQQYQQFLDASRSLPEFADIDLQGKSLPEGIELEHIKSFQLLYREHCEAILDVMVNLQFTLVETLWKTFWRFSQSQDGDPTLAVHDESEKRLPKSCLVILCKYEPVLRWSRDCDNSLYQSLVEILIPDVLRPIPSALTQAIRNFAKSLESWLTNAMMNIPEEMVRIKVTSANAFAQTLRRYTSLNHLAQAARAVLQNTAQINQMLSDLNRVDFANVQEQASWVCRCEDRVVQRLEQDFKLTLQQQNSLEQWAAWLDGVVSQVLKPYQHSSTFPKAAKLFLLKWSFYSSMVIRDLTLRSAASFGSFHLIRLLYDEYMYYLIEHRVAQAKGETPIAVMGEFASLGRGLTQLDPDKEEEEEEEDESDEEGQELSLPSDGVVLGEESLEPPAKLARTDQRVLFTTGSADN; from the exons ATGGCCACCGCAGGCTACGTAGGTGAGATCCAGCCGGCAGCCCAATCCCAGGGGGCTGGTGTCACCGTCACACCTGGGCAACCCGATGCCAGCTCCACCCCTGCAAGTGCCCCTCAGTTTCTGGCTGAGATTCAGACTGCTGTGGCTACTCCCACTGTTGTCACACCCACAGGCCAAACTGCTCCCACTGAGCAAGCCACTTCCATTGTCACTCAGAAGCCTGCAGCTGGATGTCAAGCTCAGCCCACAGCACTGGCCCAGTCAGCTCAGACTCAGTATGTGACTGCAGAAATCCAGGGCTCCCCTTCAGAGACTGGAAATGCTCAAAGCACTCCTCAGTACATCGTTGTAACAGTCACAG AGGGCTCCCTTCACTCAAGTGACAGTTTGTCGGACTCtagtcctcctccagctgtggtGCAGACAGGTGTTCCCACGCAGGTGGTTCAACAGGTGCAGACGGCTCAACAG CAGAGGTCTGTGGTGCAGGCCACCTCCCAGATAGCCAAGACTGAGCCAGGGACCCAGCTCAGTGTCACCAGTCTACAGCCTGTTCATATCAGCCAGGAG GTCCAGCAGCTCACACCAGTGCCAGTTCAACATGTTTACACCAATCAAGTGCAGTATGTGGAAGGAGGAGACACCAACTACACCACCAGCACCAT TCGCTCCAGCACCTTCCCTTACACTGATACGCCCCTGTACACCCAGACCACAGCTGCCCAGTATTATGAAGGTCAGCCAACTTCAGGCTCTCAGGCCTCCACCCCTGGCACGCCTCTTACCGTCTCTGTGACGGCTGGCACAACAGGGGGTGTGTCCATGTTTGTGGCACAGCCCACCATTGCGGCAGGGGGAGGAGCCACAGTGGTGACCACAGGTGGCACCACCAATGGGGCAGGGGATGGGGCAGGCACCAATGGTGGCACAGCAGGCAGCTATGTGATCCAGGGGGGTTACATGctgggcagcagcagcggaggggCAGCTGGCAACAGTCAGAACTACTCACACACCGCCCGCGCCTCCCCAGCCACT TGGTTGCTGGACAACTATGAGACAGCTGAAGGAGTGAGTCTGCCCCGTTCCACCCTCTACTGCCACTATCTGCTGCACTGTCAGGAGCAGAAACTAGAGCCTGTTAATGCTGCCTCTTTTGGGAAACTCATTAGATCTGTTTTCATGGGGCTACGCACACGACGCCTGGGCACTCG GGGTAATTCAAAGTACCACTACTATGGCCTGAGGATCAAGGCAGGTTCCTCTCTTCTCCGTCTGATGGAAGACCAGCAACATCTGGCCATGAGGCAGCAGCCCTTCTCACAGAAACAGAG GTTGAAGCCTGTGCACAAAGTGGAAGGAATGACAAACGGCACTGCGTCAGGAGcaggccagcagcagcagcagcaacaggggTCAGGGCACGTGGACATCAGCACCCAGGTTCAACAGTACCAGCAGTTCTTAG atGCGTCTAGATCTCTACCAGAGTTCGCAGATATCGACCTTCAGGGGAAGTCTCTGCCGGAGGGTATCGAACTGGAGCACATAAAGAGCTTTCAGCTGCTGTACAGAGAGCACTGTGAG GCCATACTGGATGTGATGGTCAACCTGCAGTTTACCCTGGTGGAGACACTGTGGAAGACCTTCTGGAGATTCAGCCAGAGCCAGGATGGAGATCCCACGTTGGCTGT TCATGATGAGTCAGAGAAGCGTCTCCCTAAGTCCTGCCTGGTGATTCTGTGCAAGTATGAGCCAGTGCTGCGCTGGAGCCGTGACTGTGACAACAGCCTGTACCAGAGCCTGGTGGAGATCCTCATCCCTGATGTCCTCAGGCCCATCCCCA GTGCCTTAACTCAAGCCATCCGTAATTTTGCCAAGAGCCTGGAGAGCTGGCTGACCAATGCCATGATGAACATCCCAGAGGAGATGGTCCGAATCAAG GTAACTTCAGCCAATGCGTTTGCTCAGACACTGCGTCGCTACACCAGTCTGAACCACCTCGCCCAGGCGGCCCGCGCTGTCCTCCAGAACACAGCTCAGATCAACCAGATGCTCTCGGACCTCAACCGCGTTGATTTTGCAAACGTCCAG GAGCAGGCTTCGTGGGTGTGCCGGTGTGAAGACCGTGTTGTGCAGCGGCTGGAGCAGGATTTCAAGCTGACccttcagcagcagaactcCCTGGAGCAGTGGGCTGCGTGGCTGGATGGTGTAGTTTCCCAGGTCCTAAAGCCCTACCAGCACAGCTCTACCTTCCCAAAGGCCGCTAAGCTCTTCCTGCTCAAGTGGTCCTTTTACAG TTCCATGGTAATCAGGGACTTAACCCTGCGGAGTGCAGCCAGTTTCGGTTCCTTTCACTTGATCCGCCTGCTCTACGATGAGTACATGTACTACCTGATAGAGCACAGAGTGGCCCAGGCTAAAGGAGAAACCCCCATCGCTGTCATGggagag TTTGCCAGTTTAGGCCGGGGTCTAACCCAGCTGGATCCTGACAAAG aagaggaagaggaggaggaggatgagagtgACGAGGAAGGTCAGGAGCTTTCCCTTCCCTCAGACGGGGTCGTGCTTGGAGAGGAGTCTCTGGAGCCGCCTGCTAAGCTGGCCAGAACTGACCAGAGGGTCCTCTTCACCACCGGATCAGCTGACAACTAA
- the rfx1a gene encoding MHC class II regulatory factor RFX1a isoform X2, with amino-acid sequence MATAGYVGEIQPAAQSQGAGVTVTPGQPDASSTPASAPQFLAEIQTAVATPTVVTPTGQTAPTEQATSIVTQKPAAGCQAQPTALAQSAQTQYVTAEIQGSPSETGNAQSTPQYIVVTVTEGSLHSSDSLSDSSPPPAVVQTGVPTQVVQQVQTAQQRSVVQATSQIAKTEPGTQLSVTSLQPVHISQEVQQLTPVPVQHVYTNQVQYVEGGDTNYTTSTIRSSTFPYTDTPLYTQTTAAQYYEGQPTSGSQASTPGTPLTVSVTAGTTGGVSMFVAQPTIAAGGGATVVTTGGTTNGAGDGAGTNGGTAGSYVIQGGYMLGSSSGGAAGNSQNYSHTARASPATVSITEGEESSVPSADKKVQWLLDNYETAEGVSLPRSTLYCHYLLHCQEQKLEPVNAASFGKLIRSVFMGLRTRRLGTRGNSKYHYYGLRIKAGSSLLRLMEDQQHLAMRQQPFSQKQRLKPVHKVEGMTNGTASGAGQQQQQQQGSGHVDISTQVQQYQQFLDASRSLPEFADIDLQGKSLPEGIELEHIKSFQLLYREHCEAILDVMVNLQFTLVETLWKTFWRFSQSQDGDPTLAVHDESEKRLPKSCLVILCKYEPVLRWSRDCDNSLYQSLVEILIPDVLRPIPSALTQAIRNFAKSLESWLTNAMMNIPEEMVRIKVTSANAFAQTLRRYTSLNHLAQAARAVLQNTAQINQMLSDLNRVDFANVQEQASWVCRCEDRVVQRLEQDFKLTLQQQNSLEQWAAWLDGVVSQVLKPYQHSSTFPKAAKLFLLKWSFYSSMVIRDLTLRSAASFGSFHLIRLLYDEYMYYLIEHRVAQAKGETPIAVMGEFASLGRGLTQLDPDKEEEEEEEDESDEEGQELSLPSDGVVLGEESLEPPAKLARTDQRVLFTTGSADN; translated from the exons ATGGCCACCGCAGGCTACGTAGGTGAGATCCAGCCGGCAGCCCAATCCCAGGGGGCTGGTGTCACCGTCACACCTGGGCAACCCGATGCCAGCTCCACCCCTGCAAGTGCCCCTCAGTTTCTGGCTGAGATTCAGACTGCTGTGGCTACTCCCACTGTTGTCACACCCACAGGCCAAACTGCTCCCACTGAGCAAGCCACTTCCATTGTCACTCAGAAGCCTGCAGCTGGATGTCAAGCTCAGCCCACAGCACTGGCCCAGTCAGCTCAGACTCAGTATGTGACTGCAGAAATCCAGGGCTCCCCTTCAGAGACTGGAAATGCTCAAAGCACTCCTCAGTACATCGTTGTAACAGTCACAG AGGGCTCCCTTCACTCAAGTGACAGTTTGTCGGACTCtagtcctcctccagctgtggtGCAGACAGGTGTTCCCACGCAGGTGGTTCAACAGGTGCAGACGGCTCAACAG AGGTCTGTGGTGCAGGCCACCTCCCAGATAGCCAAGACTGAGCCAGGGACCCAGCTCAGTGTCACCAGTCTACAGCCTGTTCATATCAGCCAGGAG GTCCAGCAGCTCACACCAGTGCCAGTTCAACATGTTTACACCAATCAAGTGCAGTATGTGGAAGGAGGAGACACCAACTACACCACCAGCACCAT TCGCTCCAGCACCTTCCCTTACACTGATACGCCCCTGTACACCCAGACCACAGCTGCCCAGTATTATGAAGGTCAGCCAACTTCAGGCTCTCAGGCCTCCACCCCTGGCACGCCTCTTACCGTCTCTGTGACGGCTGGCACAACAGGGGGTGTGTCCATGTTTGTGGCACAGCCCACCATTGCGGCAGGGGGAGGAGCCACAGTGGTGACCACAGGTGGCACCACCAATGGGGCAGGGGATGGGGCAGGCACCAATGGTGGCACAGCAGGCAGCTATGTGATCCAGGGGGGTTACATGctgggcagcagcagcggaggggCAGCTGGCAACAGTCAGAACTACTCACACACCGCCCGCGCCTCCCCAGCCACTGTGAGTATTACAGAGGGCGAGGAGAGTAGCGTGCCGTCGGCAGACAAGAAG GTACAGTGGTTGCTGGACAACTATGAGACAGCTGAAGGAGTGAGTCTGCCCCGTTCCACCCTCTACTGCCACTATCTGCTGCACTGTCAGGAGCAGAAACTAGAGCCTGTTAATGCTGCCTCTTTTGGGAAACTCATTAGATCTGTTTTCATGGGGCTACGCACACGACGCCTGGGCACTCG GGGTAATTCAAAGTACCACTACTATGGCCTGAGGATCAAGGCAGGTTCCTCTCTTCTCCGTCTGATGGAAGACCAGCAACATCTGGCCATGAGGCAGCAGCCCTTCTCACAGAAACAGAG GTTGAAGCCTGTGCACAAAGTGGAAGGAATGACAAACGGCACTGCGTCAGGAGcaggccagcagcagcagcagcaacaggggTCAGGGCACGTGGACATCAGCACCCAGGTTCAACAGTACCAGCAGTTCTTAG atGCGTCTAGATCTCTACCAGAGTTCGCAGATATCGACCTTCAGGGGAAGTCTCTGCCGGAGGGTATCGAACTGGAGCACATAAAGAGCTTTCAGCTGCTGTACAGAGAGCACTGTGAG GCCATACTGGATGTGATGGTCAACCTGCAGTTTACCCTGGTGGAGACACTGTGGAAGACCTTCTGGAGATTCAGCCAGAGCCAGGATGGAGATCCCACGTTGGCTGT TCATGATGAGTCAGAGAAGCGTCTCCCTAAGTCCTGCCTGGTGATTCTGTGCAAGTATGAGCCAGTGCTGCGCTGGAGCCGTGACTGTGACAACAGCCTGTACCAGAGCCTGGTGGAGATCCTCATCCCTGATGTCCTCAGGCCCATCCCCA GTGCCTTAACTCAAGCCATCCGTAATTTTGCCAAGAGCCTGGAGAGCTGGCTGACCAATGCCATGATGAACATCCCAGAGGAGATGGTCCGAATCAAG GTAACTTCAGCCAATGCGTTTGCTCAGACACTGCGTCGCTACACCAGTCTGAACCACCTCGCCCAGGCGGCCCGCGCTGTCCTCCAGAACACAGCTCAGATCAACCAGATGCTCTCGGACCTCAACCGCGTTGATTTTGCAAACGTCCAG GAGCAGGCTTCGTGGGTGTGCCGGTGTGAAGACCGTGTTGTGCAGCGGCTGGAGCAGGATTTCAAGCTGACccttcagcagcagaactcCCTGGAGCAGTGGGCTGCGTGGCTGGATGGTGTAGTTTCCCAGGTCCTAAAGCCCTACCAGCACAGCTCTACCTTCCCAAAGGCCGCTAAGCTCTTCCTGCTCAAGTGGTCCTTTTACAG TTCCATGGTAATCAGGGACTTAACCCTGCGGAGTGCAGCCAGTTTCGGTTCCTTTCACTTGATCCGCCTGCTCTACGATGAGTACATGTACTACCTGATAGAGCACAGAGTGGCCCAGGCTAAAGGAGAAACCCCCATCGCTGTCATGggagag TTTGCCAGTTTAGGCCGGGGTCTAACCCAGCTGGATCCTGACAAAG aagaggaagaggaggaggaggatgagagtgACGAGGAAGGTCAGGAGCTTTCCCTTCCCTCAGACGGGGTCGTGCTTGGAGAGGAGTCTCTGGAGCCGCCTGCTAAGCTGGCCAGAACTGACCAGAGGGTCCTCTTCACCACCGGATCAGCTGACAACTAA